Proteins from a genomic interval of Caulobacter sp. SL161:
- a CDS encoding Fur family transcriptional regulator, with product MDRLEKACIEKGMRMTDQRRVIARVLSSAEDHPDVEELHRRAHAIDPHISIATVYRTVRLFEESGIIERHDFRDGRSRYEQSPDHHHDHLIDMKTGKVVEFVDEEIEALQHAIAKKLGYKLVDHRLELYGMPLEE from the coding sequence GTGGATCGACTCGAAAAGGCCTGTATCGAAAAAGGCATGCGCATGACCGACCAGCGTCGGGTCATCGCGCGCGTGCTGTCGTCGGCCGAGGACCATCCGGACGTCGAGGAGCTGCACCGCCGCGCCCACGCCATCGATCCGCACATCTCGATCGCCACGGTCTACCGCACGGTGCGTCTGTTCGAGGAAAGCGGCATCATCGAGCGTCACGACTTCCGCGACGGCCGCTCGCGCTATGAGCAGAGCCCGGATCATCACCACGACCACCTGATCGACATGAAGACCGGCAAGGTCGTCGAGTTCGTCGACGAAGAGATCGAGGCCCTGCAGCACGCGATCGCCAAGAAGCTCGGCTACAAGCTGGTGGACCACCGCCTCGAGCTCTACGGGATGCCGCTGGAGGAGTAA